A window from Pseudomonas frederiksbergensis encodes these proteins:
- the ispD gene encoding 2-C-methyl-D-erythritol 4-phosphate cytidylyltransferase: MNLSLPAFWAVIPAAGVGARMAADRPKQYLQLDGRTILEHSLGCFLDHPSLKGLVVSLAVDDPYWPNLACAGDPRIQRVEGGSERSGSVLNALLHLHAQGADDDDWVLVHDAARPNLSRDDLDKLLGELADDPVGGLLAVPARDTLKRVDKHGRVVETVDRSVIWQAYTPQMFRLGALHRALADSLVADAVITDEASAMEWAGLAPRLIEGRSDNLKVTRPEDLEWLRQRWANRR; the protein is encoded by the coding sequence ATGAACCTTTCGTTACCGGCCTTCTGGGCTGTAATTCCTGCCGCGGGCGTCGGTGCCCGTATGGCCGCGGACCGTCCCAAGCAATATTTGCAATTGGACGGGCGCACTATTCTCGAACACAGCCTCGGCTGTTTCCTTGATCATCCTTCCCTGAAAGGGTTGGTGGTCAGTCTTGCTGTTGATGATCCTTATTGGCCGAACCTGGCATGCGCTGGCGATCCACGAATTCAGCGGGTTGAAGGTGGTTCCGAACGTTCCGGGTCGGTACTCAATGCGTTGCTGCATTTGCATGCGCAAGGCGCTGACGATGACGATTGGGTGCTGGTTCACGATGCGGCGCGGCCGAATCTGAGTCGTGATGATCTGGACAAATTGCTGGGTGAGCTCGCTGATGATCCGGTTGGCGGACTGCTGGCGGTTCCGGCACGCGATACCCTCAAACGGGTCGACAAGCACGGTCGTGTGGTCGAAACCGTGGACCGCAGTGTGATCTGGCAAGCCTATACGCCGCAGATGTTTCGCCTGGGTGCATTGCATCGGGCTTTGGCGGACAGCCTGGTGGCCGATGCCGTGATTACTGACGAAGCTTCGGCGATGGAGTGGGCGGGGCTGGCGCCGCGACTGATTGAAGGCCGGTCCGACAATCTCAAGGTCACGCGCCCTGAAGATCTCGAATGGTTGCGCCAGCGTTGGGCTAACCGCCGCTGA
- a CDS encoding S-(hydroxymethyl)glutathione dehydrogenase/class III alcohol dehydrogenase produces the protein MIKSRAAVAFEAKKPLEIVEVDVAMPKAGEVLLRVVASGVCHTDAYTLSGADPEGIFPSILGHEGGAVVEAIGEGVTSVAVGDHVIPLYTPECRQCKFCLSGKTNLCQAIRATQGKGLMPDGTSRFSYKGQPIFHYMGTSTFSEYTVLPEISVAKIQKEAPLEKVCLLGCGVTTGIGAVLNTAKVKPGDTVAIFGLGGIGLSAVIGAVKAKAARIIAIDINPAKFEIAKQLGATDCVNPKDFDRPIQEVIVDMTDGGVDFSFECIGNVQLMRAALECCHKGWGESVIIGVAGAGQEISTRPFQLVTGRVWRGSAFGGVRGRTELPSYVEMAETGEIPLDTFITHTMGLEDINKAFDLMHEGKSIRSVIHF, from the coding sequence ATGATCAAGTCGCGCGCTGCCGTTGCCTTCGAGGCCAAGAAACCCCTCGAGATCGTTGAAGTCGATGTCGCCATGCCCAAGGCCGGTGAAGTCCTGCTGCGTGTGGTTGCCTCCGGTGTCTGCCATACCGACGCCTACACACTGTCGGGCGCTGACCCGGAAGGTATCTTCCCGTCGATCCTCGGTCACGAAGGTGGCGCGGTGGTCGAGGCGATCGGTGAAGGCGTTACCTCCGTGGCCGTCGGTGATCACGTGATCCCGCTGTACACCCCGGAATGCCGCCAGTGCAAATTCTGTCTGTCGGGTAAAACCAACCTGTGCCAGGCGATTCGCGCGACTCAGGGTAAAGGCCTGATGCCGGATGGCACTTCGCGCTTTTCCTACAAAGGCCAACCCATTTTTCACTACATGGGGACCTCGACGTTCTCCGAGTACACCGTGCTGCCGGAAATTTCCGTCGCCAAAATTCAAAAAGAAGCGCCACTGGAGAAAGTCTGCCTGCTGGGCTGCGGTGTCACCACCGGCATCGGTGCCGTTCTTAATACCGCCAAGGTAAAACCAGGTGATACCGTCGCTATTTTCGGTCTCGGCGGCATCGGTCTGTCGGCAGTCATCGGTGCTGTCAAAGCCAAGGCTGCGCGGATCATCGCCATCGACATCAACCCGGCCAAGTTCGAGATCGCCAAGCAGTTGGGTGCAACCGATTGTGTGAACCCGAAAGATTTCGATCGTCCGATCCAGGAAGTCATCGTCGACATGACCGACGGCGGCGTCGACTTTTCCTTCGAATGCATCGGCAATGTCCAATTGATGCGTGCTGCACTCGAGTGCTGCCACAAGGGGTGGGGCGAGTCGGTAATCATCGGCGTCGCCGGTGCTGGCCAGGAAATCTCCACCCGTCCATTCCAGCTGGTGACCGGTCGCGTCTGGCGCGGTTCGGCGTTCGGCGGCGTGCGTGGCCGTACCGAGTTGCCAAGCTATGTCGAGATGGCTGAAACCGGCGAAATCCCGCTGGATACGTTCATCACCCACACCATGGGCCTGGAAGATATCAACAAGGCGTTCGACCTGATGCATGAAGGCAAGAGCATCCGTTCCGTCATTCATTTCTGA
- a CDS encoding IS110 family transposase encodes MAMPVSVTKPIVGVDVAKNELVIYQSDGDLLEEIPNTKTSIKQWLKALSGTVAIAIEATNIYHLDFADLAYEAGCTIYMVGGYELKHYREGVKIRAKTDALDAKLLARYLKNEAEELRPWTPPSPLYRQLLSLFRRRAALVQARVGLVQSWSNEPLLKAAFAEQVKSMQQLETLIEKTINDQLKEAGLLGQLKRCLKVEGIGFLTGARLITAFQRGDFRNADAFIAFLGMDLRVAKSGQKDARRSLTKRGDPEARRLLHNAAMSASRTKAWKGYYEEQRTRGFSTTQALVMLARKLARVVFALLKGQSEYQPKAS; translated from the coding sequence ATGGCAATGCCGGTTTCTGTCACAAAGCCGATCGTAGGTGTGGATGTCGCCAAGAATGAACTGGTGATTTATCAGTCTGATGGGGATTTGCTTGAAGAGATTCCCAACACCAAAACATCCATCAAACAGTGGCTGAAGGCGTTGTCGGGGACGGTGGCTATTGCCATTGAGGCGACCAACATTTACCACCTGGACTTCGCTGATCTGGCCTATGAGGCCGGTTGCACGATTTACATGGTGGGAGGCTATGAGCTCAAACATTATCGCGAAGGCGTGAAGATCCGCGCCAAAACCGACGCACTGGATGCCAAGCTACTGGCTCGTTACCTGAAGAACGAAGCCGAGGAGTTGCGTCCTTGGACCCCGCCCTCACCGCTGTACCGCCAGCTCCTGAGCCTTTTCCGCCGCCGCGCAGCCTTGGTCCAGGCCAGGGTCGGCCTGGTGCAGAGCTGGTCGAATGAGCCGCTGCTTAAGGCGGCTTTTGCCGAGCAAGTGAAGTCCATGCAGCAGCTTGAGACGCTGATCGAAAAGACGATCAACGATCAGCTCAAAGAAGCCGGTTTGCTCGGTCAATTGAAGCGCTGCCTGAAAGTTGAGGGTATTGGATTTTTGACTGGGGCCCGCTTGATAACTGCATTTCAGCGAGGAGATTTTAGAAACGCGGATGCCTTTATCGCCTTCCTGGGCATGGATTTACGGGTGGCGAAATCAGGACAGAAGGACGCTCGCCGCAGTTTGACCAAGCGCGGCGACCCCGAGGCCCGCCGACTTCTGCACAATGCAGCGATGTCGGCTAGCCGTACGAAAGCCTGGAAAGGGTATTACGAAGAACAAAGAACGCGGGGTTTCAGCACCACTCAGGCGCTGGTGATGCTGGCTCGCAAGCTTGCTCGGGTGGTATTCGCCTTGCTGAAAGGGCAAAGCGAATATCAGCCAAAAGCCAGTTGA
- the kdsA gene encoding 3-deoxy-8-phosphooctulonate synthase yields MAQKIIRVGDIEIANDKPMVLFGGMNVLESRDMAMQVCEEYVKVTEKLGIPYVFKASFDKANRSSVTSYRGPGLEEGMRIFQDIKQAFGVPIITDVHEPDQAAVVAEVCDIIQLPAFLSRQTDLVVAMAKTGAVINIKKAQFLAPQEMKHILNKCVEAGNDQLILCERGSSFGYNNLVVDMLGFGIMKQFEYPVFFDVTHALQMPGGRSDSAGGRRAQVLDLAKAGMSQSLAGLFLEAHPDPDNAKCDGPCALRLDKLEPFLAQLKALDELVKSFPTVETA; encoded by the coding sequence ATGGCCCAGAAGATCATCCGCGTAGGCGATATCGAGATTGCCAACGACAAGCCAATGGTGCTTTTCGGTGGCATGAACGTGCTGGAAAGCCGCGACATGGCGATGCAGGTCTGTGAAGAATACGTAAAGGTCACCGAGAAACTCGGTATCCCTTACGTGTTCAAGGCCAGCTTCGACAAGGCCAACCGTTCCTCCGTGACCTCTTACCGTGGCCCTGGCCTGGAAGAGGGCATGCGGATTTTCCAGGACATCAAGCAAGCGTTCGGCGTGCCGATCATCACCGACGTCCACGAGCCTGATCAGGCCGCGGTCGTCGCTGAAGTCTGCGATATCATCCAGCTGCCAGCCTTCTTGTCGCGCCAGACCGACCTGGTGGTCGCGATGGCCAAGACCGGTGCGGTGATCAACATCAAGAAAGCCCAGTTCCTTGCGCCTCAGGAAATGAAACACATCCTGAACAAGTGCGTGGAAGCCGGTAACGATCAGTTGATCCTCTGCGAGCGCGGTTCGAGCTTCGGCTACAACAACCTGGTCGTCGACATGCTTGGCTTCGGCATCATGAAGCAGTTCGAATACCCGGTGTTCTTCGATGTGACCCACGCGCTGCAAATGCCTGGTGGTCGTTCCGATTCCGCCGGCGGTCGTCGCGCTCAGGTCCTCGATCTGGCCAAGGCTGGCATGAGCCAGTCGCTGGCCGGTCTGTTCCTCGAAGCGCATCCGGACCCGGACAACGCCAAATGCGATGGCCCTTGCGCCTTGCGTCTGGACAAACTGGAGCCATTCCTGGCCCAGCTCAAAGCTTTGGACGAACTGGTGAAGAGTTTTCCGACGGTAGAAACCGCGTAA
- a CDS encoding CTP synthase: MTRYIFVTGGVVSSLGKGIASASLAAILEARGLKVTMLKLDPYINVDPGTMSPFQHGEVFVTHDGAETDLDLGHYERFIRTTMTQNNNFTTGRVYEHVLRKERRGDYLGATIQVIPHITDEIKRRIIKGAGDADVAMVEIGGTVGDIESQPFLEAIRQLRFEVGAKRAMLMHLTLVPYIATAGETKTKPTQHSVKELRSIGLQPDVLVCRSDHPIDISSRRKIAQFTNVEERAVIALEDADTIYKIPGILHSQGLDDFVVERFGLQCGGADLSEWEAVVDAKLNPEHEVTIAMVGKYMELLDAYKSLIEAMSHAGISNRTKVNLRYIDSEDIENQGTALLEGVDAILVPGGFGLRGVEGKITAVQFARENKVPYLGICLGMQVAVIEFARNVLGWKDANSTEFDRASGHPVVGLITEWEDATGAVETRTETSDLGGTMRLGAQDCLLEQGSLVHDCYAKDVIVERHRHRYEVNNNLLPQIMEAGLKVTGRSGDGALVEVVEAPDHPWFVACQFHPEFTSTPRDGHPLFSGFVKAALVQHQKKA; encoded by the coding sequence ATGACGCGCTACATATTCGTCACGGGCGGTGTTGTTTCTTCATTGGGGAAAGGCATCGCATCGGCTTCATTGGCGGCCATCCTGGAGGCGCGGGGACTTAAGGTCACCATGCTGAAGCTGGACCCGTACATCAACGTTGACCCGGGCACCATGAGCCCGTTCCAGCACGGTGAAGTGTTCGTCACCCACGACGGCGCCGAGACCGACCTGGACCTGGGCCACTACGAGCGGTTCATCCGCACGACCATGACCCAGAACAACAACTTCACCACCGGCCGTGTCTACGAACACGTCCTGCGCAAAGAGCGCCGTGGTGATTACCTGGGCGCCACCATTCAGGTGATCCCGCACATCACCGACGAAATCAAGCGCCGGATCATCAAGGGCGCCGGCGATGCCGACGTGGCCATGGTCGAGATCGGTGGCACCGTGGGTGACATCGAATCGCAACCGTTCCTCGAAGCGATCCGTCAATTGCGTTTCGAAGTCGGCGCCAAGCGCGCGATGCTGATGCACCTGACACTGGTGCCGTACATCGCCACTGCCGGTGAAACCAAAACCAAGCCTACCCAGCACTCGGTCAAGGAACTGCGTTCCATCGGCCTGCAGCCTGACGTGCTGGTTTGCCGTTCCGATCACCCGATCGACATCTCCTCGCGTCGCAAGATCGCTCAGTTCACCAACGTTGAAGAGCGTGCGGTGATTGCGCTGGAAGACGCCGACACCATCTACAAGATCCCGGGCATCCTGCACTCCCAGGGCCTGGATGATTTCGTTGTCGAGCGTTTCGGCCTGCAATGTGGCGGCGCCGATCTGTCCGAGTGGGAAGCCGTGGTCGATGCCAAGCTCAACCCTGAGCATGAAGTCACCATCGCGATGGTCGGCAAGTACATGGAACTGCTGGACGCCTACAAGTCGCTGATCGAAGCGATGAGTCACGCCGGCATCAGCAACCGCACCAAGGTCAACCTGCGCTACATCGACTCCGAAGACATCGAAAACCAGGGCACTGCGCTGCTGGAAGGTGTCGACGCGATTCTGGTACCGGGTGGCTTTGGTCTGCGTGGCGTGGAAGGCAAGATCACTGCCGTTCAATTCGCTCGCGAAAACAAGGTTCCGTACCTGGGTATCTGCCTGGGCATGCAAGTGGCCGTGATCGAGTTCGCTCGTAACGTGCTGGGCTGGAAAGACGCCAACTCCACCGAGTTCGATCGCGCCAGCGGCCATCCGGTCGTGGGGCTGATCACCGAGTGGGAAGATGCCACCGGCGCCGTCGAAACCCGTACCGAAACGTCCGATCTGGGCGGCACCATGCGCCTCGGCGCTCAGGATTGCCTGCTGGAGCAGGGTTCCCTGGTGCACGATTGCTACGCCAAGGACGTGATCGTCGAGCGTCACCGTCACCGCTACGAAGTGAACAACAACCTGCTGCCGCAAATCATGGAGGCTGGCCTGAAAGTCACTGGCCGTTCCGGTGATGGCGCGCTGGTTGAAGTGGTTGAAGCTCCGGATCATCCATGGTTCGTCGCTTGCCAGTTCCACCCTGAGTTCACCTCGACACCACGCGACGGTCACCCGTTGTTCAGCGGTTTCGTTAAAGCAGCTTTGGTTCAACACCAGAAGAAGGCGTAA
- the eno gene encoding phosphopyruvate hydratase: protein MAKIVDIKGREVLDSRGNPTVEADVLLDNGIIGSACAPSGASTGSREALELRDGDKSRYLGKGVLKAVANINGPIRDLLLGTDPSDQKALDHAMIKLDGTENKGSLGANAILAVSLAAAKAAAQDQDLPLYAHIANLNGTPGVYSMPVPMMNIINGGEHADNNVDIQEFMVQPVGAKSFSEGLRMGTEIFHHLKAVLKARGLSTAVGDEGGFAPNLASNEDALKVISEAVANAGYKLGTDVTLALDCAASEFYEDGKYNLSGEGQVFTAEGFADYLKGLTERYPIISIEDGLDESDWAGWKILTDKIGEKTQLVGDDLFVTNTKILKEGIDKKIANSILIKFNQIGTLTETLEAIQMAKAAGYTAVISHRSGETEDSTIADLAVGTAAGQIKTGSLCRSDRVSKYNQLLRIEEQLNGKAKYNGRSEFRG from the coding sequence ATGGCAAAAATCGTCGACATCAAAGGTCGTGAAGTTCTCGACTCCCGTGGCAACCCCACTGTGGAAGCAGACGTGCTTCTCGATAACGGCATCATCGGCAGTGCTTGCGCGCCGTCCGGTGCTTCCACTGGCTCGCGTGAAGCACTCGAGCTGCGTGATGGCGACAAGAGCCGTTACCTGGGCAAAGGCGTTCTGAAAGCCGTCGCCAACATCAACGGTCCGATCCGTGACCTGTTGCTGGGTACAGACCCAAGCGACCAGAAAGCGCTGGATCACGCGATGATCAAGCTCGACGGTACTGAAAACAAAGGCTCCCTGGGCGCCAACGCGATCCTCGCCGTTTCCCTGGCCGCCGCCAAGGCAGCCGCACAGGACCAGGACCTGCCGCTGTACGCTCACATCGCCAACCTGAACGGCACCCCGGGTGTTTACTCGATGCCGGTTCCGATGATGAACATCATCAACGGTGGCGAGCACGCCGATAACAACGTCGACATCCAGGAGTTCATGGTTCAGCCAGTAGGCGCCAAGTCTTTCTCGGAAGGTCTGCGCATGGGCACCGAGATTTTCCATCACCTCAAAGCTGTTCTGAAGGCCCGTGGCCTGAGCACTGCTGTGGGTGACGAAGGTGGTTTCGCACCGAACCTGGCTTCCAACGAAGACGCTTTGAAAGTGATCTCCGAAGCCGTGGCGAATGCCGGTTACAAGCTGGGCACCGACGTGACCCTGGCGCTGGACTGCGCTGCCAGCGAGTTTTACGAAGACGGTAAATACAACCTGTCCGGCGAAGGCCAGGTGTTCACCGCCGAAGGTTTCGCTGACTACCTGAAAGGCCTGACCGAGCGTTATCCGATCATCTCGATCGAAGACGGTCTGGACGAGTCCGACTGGGCTGGCTGGAAAATCCTCACCGACAAGATCGGCGAGAAAACCCAGTTGGTGGGCGACGACCTGTTCGTGACCAACACCAAGATCCTGAAAGAAGGCATCGATAAAAAGATCGCCAACTCGATCCTGATCAAGTTCAACCAGATCGGCACCCTGACCGAAACCCTGGAAGCCATCCAGATGGCCAAGGCCGCTGGTTACACTGCCGTGATCTCGCACCGCTCCGGCGAAACCGAAGATTCGACCATTGCCGACCTGGCTGTGGGCACCGCGGCTGGCCAGATCAAGACCGGTTCCCTGTGCCGTTCGGACCGTGTTTCCAAGTACAACCAACTGCTGCGTATCGAAGAGCAGTTGAATGGCAAAGCCAAGTACAACGGTCGCAGCGAATTCCGCGGTTAA
- a CDS encoding LysR substrate-binding domain-containing protein, with the protein MSENRWEGIDEFVAVAECSQFTAAAERLGVSSSHISRQIVRLEERLQTRLLYRSTRRVTLTEAGQTFLQHCQRLQDGREEALRAVGDLTSEPKGMLRMTCAVAYGERFIVPLVTRFMGLYPQLRIDIELSNRQLDLVHEGLDLAIRLGRLQDSRLVATRLAPRRMYLCASPSYLERYGRPHSLSELSRHNCLIGSSDIWQLEQNGREFSQRVQGNWRCNSGQAVLDAALQGVGLCQLPDYYVLEHLKSGELISLLEAHQPPNTAVWALYPQQRHLSPKVRKLVDYLKEGLAERPEYRS; encoded by the coding sequence ATGTCCGAAAACCGCTGGGAAGGTATCGACGAGTTTGTCGCCGTGGCCGAGTGCAGTCAGTTCACGGCTGCCGCAGAACGCCTCGGGGTTTCGTCCTCCCACATCAGTCGACAAATAGTACGTCTCGAAGAGCGCCTTCAGACGCGACTGCTGTATCGCAGCACCCGCCGGGTCACGCTGACCGAAGCCGGGCAAACCTTCCTGCAACATTGCCAGCGCCTGCAGGATGGTCGCGAAGAAGCACTGCGTGCGGTGGGCGACCTGACCAGCGAACCCAAAGGCATGCTGCGCATGACTTGCGCCGTAGCGTACGGCGAACGATTTATCGTGCCGCTGGTAACCCGTTTCATGGGGCTCTATCCGCAACTGCGCATCGACATCGAACTGAGCAATCGTCAACTCGACCTCGTGCACGAAGGGCTGGACCTGGCGATCCGTCTCGGTCGCCTGCAGGACTCGCGGCTGGTAGCGACACGCCTGGCGCCACGACGCATGTACCTGTGTGCATCGCCGTCCTATCTGGAACGCTACGGCCGGCCGCACAGTTTGTCGGAACTGAGCCGCCACAACTGCCTCATCGGTAGCTCGGACATCTGGCAACTGGAACAGAACGGGCGGGAATTTTCCCAGCGAGTGCAGGGAAACTGGCGCTGCAACAGTGGGCAAGCGGTGCTGGATGCGGCGTTACAGGGAGTGGGTTTGTGTCAGTTGCCGGACTACTACGTGCTGGAGCACCTTAAAAGCGGCGAGTTGATTTCGCTGCTGGAAGCCCACCAACCGCCGAACACTGCCGTGTGGGCGCTTTATCCGCAGCAGCGGCATCTGTCGCCAAAGGTGCGCAAGTTGGTGGATTACTTGAAGGAAGGGTTGGCTGAGCGGCCGGAGTATCGGAGTTAA
- the ftsB gene encoding cell division protein FtsB produces MRSPNWLFLVLLLLLAGLQYRLWVGNGSLAQVAELTQQIADQHAENEGLLERNRVMDAEVSELKKGMETVEERARHELGMVKDGETLYQLAQ; encoded by the coding sequence ATGCGCAGTCCCAATTGGTTGTTCCTCGTCTTGCTCCTGCTGCTGGCTGGCCTGCAATACCGCCTGTGGGTGGGTAATGGCAGTCTGGCGCAAGTGGCCGAACTGACTCAGCAGATCGCAGATCAACACGCTGAGAATGAGGGGCTGCTTGAGCGCAATCGGGTGATGGACGCTGAAGTCAGTGAATTGAAAAAGGGCATGGAGACCGTTGAAGAGCGGGCTCGTCATGAGTTGGGCATGGTCAAGGACGGTGAAACCCTTTACCAGCTGGCTCAATGA
- the tilS gene encoding tRNA lysidine(34) synthetase TilS translates to MSRPMIDLPAKLLLNLKPWRNATTWRIAFSGGLDSTVLLHLLVHLAKTDSLPALSAIHVHHGLQAAADAWPDHCQSVCDALGVPLQVVRVQVQPGASIERAARDARYAAFIEATQANEVLMTAQHRDDQAETLLFRLLRGAGVRGLSGMPSERPLGRGHLLRPLLNVTRAELEAYATEHQLSWIEDPSNQDHQFSRNYLRHQVFPVLTARWPQAVATMARSAAHLSEAQGLLDELAQIDLAHASTASDFDWLGLPSLELALLEKLSDARQRNALSHWLKPLTTLPDSDHWSGWENVRDATGDARPLWRLAAGELHRAGGRLWWLSGGWLRTPPSPVSWAEPSVSLVLPDNGVLTLTGQIPDGLLHIRYREGGEVMNLPGRGHRDLKRLLNESGVPGFVRGRLPLLYRGEQLLAVANLRGLDGNAKDRWNLHWQPPHEDLGLS, encoded by the coding sequence ATGAGTCGGCCAATGATTGATTTGCCTGCCAAGCTGTTGCTGAATCTGAAACCGTGGCGCAATGCTACAACCTGGCGCATCGCGTTCTCCGGTGGTCTCGACTCCACCGTCCTGCTGCACCTTCTTGTACACCTCGCGAAAACCGACTCCTTGCCGGCGCTAAGTGCCATCCATGTTCATCACGGCCTTCAAGCGGCGGCTGATGCGTGGCCGGATCATTGTCAGTCGGTCTGTGATGCGCTGGGGGTGCCGCTGCAGGTTGTTCGTGTGCAGGTTCAACCCGGCGCCAGTATCGAGCGTGCAGCCCGGGATGCGCGATATGCCGCGTTCATCGAGGCGACTCAAGCCAATGAGGTGTTGATGACCGCCCAGCACCGTGACGATCAGGCGGAAACCTTGTTGTTTCGACTGTTGCGTGGGGCAGGGGTGAGGGGGTTGTCGGGGATGCCAAGTGAGCGTCCATTGGGGCGGGGGCATCTGTTGCGACCGTTGCTCAATGTCACTCGCGCCGAGCTAGAAGCCTACGCGACTGAACATCAGTTGAGCTGGATCGAGGATCCGTCGAACCAGGACCACCAGTTCTCACGCAATTATCTGCGTCATCAAGTGTTCCCCGTACTGACCGCGCGCTGGCCGCAAGCGGTGGCGACCATGGCGCGCAGCGCTGCGCATCTGAGCGAAGCGCAGGGATTGCTCGACGAATTGGCGCAAATCGATCTGGCCCACGCCAGCACCGCCAGTGATTTCGATTGGTTGGGTTTGCCGTCGCTGGAGTTGGCACTGCTGGAGAAACTGTCTGATGCACGTCAGCGCAATGCGCTGAGTCATTGGCTCAAACCGCTGACGACCTTGCCGGACAGTGACCATTGGTCGGGTTGGGAGAATGTGCGCGATGCGACCGGCGATGCGCGTCCGCTCTGGCGGCTGGCGGCGGGTGAGTTGCATCGCGCGGGTGGGCGTCTCTGGTGGCTGTCAGGTGGCTGGCTGCGCACTCCGCCATCCCCGGTGTCTTGGGCTGAGCCCTCGGTATCACTGGTGTTGCCGGATAACGGCGTGCTCACACTCACCGGTCAAATCCCCGATGGCCTGCTGCATATCCGCTATCGTGAGGGAGGTGAGGTGATGAATTTACCCGGTCGCGGCCATCGCGATCTGAAGCGATTGCTCAATGAAAGCGGCGTGCCGGGATTTGTCCGTGGCAGATTGCCGCTGCTCTATCGAGGCGAGCAATTGCTGGCGGTGGCCAACCTGCGGGGCTTGGATGGCAATGCAAAGGACCGTTGGAATTTGCATTGGCAGCCACCGCACGAAGATCTAGGTTTGAGCTGA
- the fghA gene encoding S-formylglutathione hydrolase, translating to MSLENISCQKSFGGWHKRYRHRSDVLGCDMVFAVYLPPQAEQGGKLPVLYWLSGLTCTDENFMQKAGAMRMAAELGLIIVAPDTSPRGPDVPGDPDGAWDFGLGAGFYLNATQEPWSRHYRMHDYVVQELPALVEAHFPASDKRGISGHSMGGHGALVCALRNPGRYQSVSAFSPINNPMDCPWGQKAFSRYLGEDRSKWREWDACVLIAEANEKLPLLVDQGDRDDFLATQLKPEALQQAAKLAGHPLTLRLQPGYDHSYFFIASFIDDHLQHHARALGA from the coding sequence ATGAGCCTGGAAAATATCTCCTGCCAGAAAAGCTTCGGCGGCTGGCACAAACGCTATCGGCATCGCTCCGATGTGCTCGGCTGCGACATGGTGTTTGCCGTGTACCTGCCGCCGCAAGCGGAGCAGGGCGGCAAGTTGCCTGTGCTGTACTGGTTGTCCGGCCTGACCTGCACCGACGAAAACTTCATGCAAAAGGCTGGCGCCATGCGCATGGCCGCCGAGCTGGGACTGATCATCGTTGCCCCGGACACCAGCCCTCGCGGTCCTGATGTGCCGGGTGATCCGGATGGCGCCTGGGACTTCGGTCTCGGTGCCGGGTTTTATCTGAATGCCACGCAGGAACCCTGGTCGCGGCACTATCGGATGCATGACTATGTCGTGCAGGAATTGCCCGCATTGGTCGAAGCCCATTTCCCGGCGTCGGACAAGCGCGGCATCAGCGGTCATTCCATGGGCGGCCACGGCGCACTGGTCTGCGCATTGCGTAATCCGGGACGCTATCAGTCGGTGTCGGCGTTCTCGCCGATCAACAATCCGATGGACTGTCCTTGGGGGCAGAAAGCCTTTTCCCGCTACTTGGGTGAAGACCGTTCGAAATGGCGCGAATGGGATGCCTGCGTCCTGATTGCCGAAGCGAACGAGAAGTTGCCGCTGTTGGTCGATCAAGGTGATCGCGACGATTTCCTCGCCACCCAGCTTAAGCCTGAAGCCTTGCAACAGGCCGCCAAACTGGCCGGTCATCCGCTGACGTTGCGCCTGCAACCCGGCTACGACCACAGCTATTTCTTCATCGCCAGCTTCATTGATGACCACTTGCAGCATCACGCACGCGCCCTAGGCGCCTAA